In Flavobacterium sp. 83, the genomic window CAATTCTTTTACCCACAAATATTTTTATGGCAGTTTTTGGAGCATGATTCATTATTTCTTCATTGGCCAGCGCATCATACAAAACCACATTCGCTTCAGCAAGTGCTTTTACTCCTTTGAGAGTAAGTAAATCTGGGTCGCCGGGACCAGCACCTACTAAAGTTACTTTTGGTTGTATTGTATTATGCATCAGCTAAATCTTTTGCTCTGTATTTTTCTATTTTATCAAAAAAGGCAACTCCTTCTTGAATGTATTTTTTTGCAAATTCCTCAGAAGGCTCATTCGCTTTAATTTGATATACTAACTCTTTGAAAGTTGAATCCAATTCGATTTTATTACTTTCGATAAAAACAGTATCAAATAAGTCGATAATTCCAGCGTGGTGATTTGTTTTTTGGTTTTCAGCCAATAATATTGCTTTCGCTCCATTTACAAAACCTGCATATGCCAAATAAATTGCATCCGACCATTTTGCTTCTTCGAAAGCTTCTTGCGCGAAAATCATTTTATCTTTAGCCTCAAATATCAAAGTAGCCACTAAATCAATGACAACACCCGCACATTCTCCTACTCCAACTGCTTTTACGTAGTTATCGGCATTACCCCAATCTACAAAATCAGCTTCAGTCAGGTTAGTCAAATCAGCTAATGGTTTCAAGAATTCATAGAAATATTTCTCTCCTTTGGCATCGTAATAATTCAAGAATGATTGTCCGTTTCCATTGGCATCAAAATCATTTAAGATAAAACGCAACGCATCTGGTCCTCTTCTACTTGGGATTTTAATTACTTTATCAGAAAAACGTCCTACTCCATTTCCTAAATTTCCTCCACCTAACAATACCTGAAGTGCTGGAGCAACTAGTTTTCCTGCATTAATTGACATTCCTTGGAAACCAATTTCAGACATATTATGTTGCCCGCAAGCATTCATACAACCGCTAATTTTAATAGTGATTTCTTGATTGTTGCTGTATTGTGGGTATTCTGTTTTTAATACTCTTTCTAATTCATCTGCAATACCAGTACTACTTGCTATACCTAAATTACAGGTATCTGTACCCGGACAAGCCGTGATATCTCCGATAGTGTCATATCCTAAAGCAACAAAATCCAATTTTGCTAATTCTTGGTAAAAGAACGCTAGATTTTCTTCTTTAATATTACGTAAAACGATGTTTTGTCTTAATGAAAAACGCAACTCATTAGCCCCGTAATTTTTAATCAAATCTGCTAATAATCTTGCTTTGTCAGTATAAAAATCTCCTAAAAGCACTTTGACACCAATAGCCACATAACCTGTTTGTTTTTGTGCAATCACATTTGATTTTTTCCAAGCTTCAAAAGCTTCAACATCACCAATCGTTACTGATGGCACTGCTAACAAAGGTTCTGTAATTGGTCCTTCAAAAGCGGTAGTGTCAATTTCGTAAGTATGAAAAGGCAAGGCTTTTTTCTCTTCGTCAACCAAACGTAAAAATTCATCACGCCCTAAGTCTTTGATTAAAAACTTCATACGTGCTTTCAAACGTTTTGCTCTTTCGCCATAACGGTCAAAAACTCTAATTATACCTTCTGCTGTAGGGATAATTTGATTCACCGGTACAAATTCTGAAAGCAATTCAGCGTGACTTGGTTGAGAACCTAAACCACCGGCAAACATTATTTTGAACCCTTTTTCACCATTTACAATTTTCGGAATAAATCCTAAATCGTGTAAATAACTCAAAGCAGTATCTTTATCAGAAGAGGAGAATGATATTTTGAATTTACGTCCCATTTCTTGACAAATTGGGTTACGCAATAAATATTGAAACAAACCGTGTGCATAAGGTGATACATCAAATGGTTCGTCAACATCTACACCGGCTAATTCGCTTCCAGTAATATTACGCACTGTGTTTCCACAAGCTTCTCGCAAAGTGATATCATCTTTGGCTAACTCAGACCAAAGCTCCGGTGTTCTGTCTAAACTTACATAGTGAATTTGAATATCCTGACGGGTAGTAATGTGTAAACGTCCCGTAGAATATTTATCTGACACTTCAGTAATTCTCTTCAATTGCTCGCTAGTCACTTTTCCGTATGGCAATTTAATACGAATCATTTGCACGCCTTCTTGACGTTGACCGTAAATACCACGTGCCAAACGAAGACTACGAAAACGCTCATCGTCAATTTGTCCACTTCGGAATGAATGAATTTTTTTCTCTAAATCGATAATCTCTTTTTGAACAATCGGATCTTCTATTTCGGTTCTAAAACTTTGCATCTTTTTTAGCTTTTAGCTATTAGCTTTGGGCTTTTAGCTGTTAATCTATATCTTTTAACTTTTTTATTTTTTTAGCAAAAGCTAAAATTATTTTATAAAACCAACTCCCGCTGTTGTATTGGTTGCAGCATCTATTAAGATAAAAGCACCGTTTGATTTGTTGTCCGTATAGGCATCAAAATAAATGGCTTTGCTCAATTTAATAGTTACTTCTCCAATTTCATTTATAGCTAATTGAGTCGCTGGAGTTGTTCCAGAATAATCAGTTGCAATTACATTTTTCACACTATCAATTTTTGCCAAAACTCGATTGCTATTGTGCTGTACATAATATTTTGCACCTGCCACTAATTTTTTACTGTCCATCCAACAAACAGTTGTTGTGATGTCTTTTTCAATTTTAGGAAGTTCATTAGATTTCACAATCATATCACCTCTTGTAACATTGATGTCATTATCTAATTCTATAGTGATAGAAGAACCAGCCGTAGCTTCATCAAATTGCTTATCAAAAAAGTGAATATTTGTTACTGTAGATTCTGTTAAAGAAGGAAGTACCGTAACGGCATCTCCTACTTTAATATTGTTCCCGTATAATTTCCCAGCATATCCTCTAAAATCGTGATATTCCTCTGTTTTTGGTCTGATAACTGTTTGAACAGGGAAACGTGCAATTCCGTTTTCGTAAATATCATTTGGTTCCAATGATTCCAAATGTTCCAAAACCGTCTGTCCTGTGTACCAAGGCATATTTTCTGATTTATCGGCAACATTACCACCATTGATTGCACTTAGTGGAATATAACTTACATTCTGTTCTTTGAAAGCGCTTTTTGCATTTAATGCCTGAAAGTCTGCTTTAATTTTATTGTAAACTTCTTCTGAATAATCAACTAAATCCATTTTGTTTACTGCAACAATTACATCTTTTACTCTCAATAAATTATTGATAAAAAAGTGACGGTACGTTTGCTCGATAACTCCTTTACGAGCATCAATCAAAATAATTGAAACTTGTGAAGTTGAAGCTCCGGTAACCATGTTACGTGTATATTCAACGTGACCTGGAGTATCGGCAATGATGTAACTTTTCTTTGCAGTCGAAAAATAAATGTGAGCCACATCAATCGTGATTCCTTGTTCTCTCTCAGCAACCAAACCATCGGTAGCCAATGAGAAATCTAAGTAATCGTATCCTTTTTGCTTGCTGCTTTTTTCTATTGCTTCAATCTTATCTGTAGTCAACGATTTTGTATCGTATAATAATCTCCCGATTAATGTACTTTTTCCGTCATCTACACTTCCTGCTGTTGCTATTTTTAAAACTTCCATCTGAATTTTGTTTAAAGTTTAAAAGTTTAAGGTTTCAAGTTTCCCAAAACACCTTACATACACTTCTAAATTTGATTTTTTTATTTTAAATGTTGAATTTTAAATTTTAAATGTCTCGGAACAATTCATAATTTATAATTCATAACTTATAATTATTTTCTAAAAGTATCCTTGTTGTTTTCTTTTTTCCATTGCAGCTTCAGAACGTTTATCATCAATTCTGGCTCCTCTTTCAGAAATAGTGGAAGATCTAATTTCACCAACCACTTCTTGAATAGTTGCTGCATATGAATCAACCGCAGCAGTACAACTCATATCTCCAACCGTTCTAAAACGAACAATTCTTTCTTCGATTTCCTCATCTTCTTCTTGAAACACGAAAGGAGAATGCGACCAAATCATACCATCTCTTATAAATACTTTACGCTTATGCGAAAAGTAAATAGATGGAATTTCTATTTGCTCTTGTTCGATATAGCTCCAAACATCAAGCTCTGTCCAGTTCGAAATTGGAAAAACACGTACGTTTTGACCATTTTCAATTTTTCCGTTCAATAAATCAAATAATTCCGGGCGTTGATTTTTTTCATCCCATTGTCCAAAATCATCACGCACAGAAAAAATACGTTCTTTGGCTCTTGCTTTTTCTTCATCTCTACGAGCTCCACCAATACAAGCGTCAAATTTGAATTCTTCGATAGCATCCAATAATGTAGTCGTTTGCAAACTGTTTCTGCTTGAATATTTTCCAGACTCTTCTACAACTTTCCCTTCGTCAATAGCATCCTGAACATTACGAACAATTAATTCCAATCCTAATTCAGCTACTAATTTATCTCTAAACGCAATAGTTTCTGGAAAGTTATGTCCTGTATCTACGTGCAACAATGGAAAAGGAATTTTAGCAGGAAAAAAAGCTTTCTGGGCTAAACGTACCAATGTAATTGAATCTTTCCCACCAGAGAAAAGCAAAACCGGTTTGTCAAATTGAGAAATTACTTCTCTAAAAATGTATATCGCTTCGCTTTCTAAAGCGTTTGTTTTTAATATTGAACTCATTTTTTTTATTTAAAGATTAAATGATTGAAAAATTAAAGATTCACAAATCATTTATAATTTATAATTATTTTTGGTGTAAACCACATTCTTTATGACTCGATTCCCACGACCATCTTCCTGCTCTAATGTCTTCACCTTCGGCTATGGCTCTTGTACAAGGCGCACAACCAATGCTTACAAACCCTTTTTTGTGTAAAGCGTTTTGTGGCACATTATTATCATCAATATATTTTTGAACGTCTGCCAAAGTCCATTTCAACAATGGATTGAATTTGATGATATTAAAATGAACATCGTATTCAAAAGCAGCCAAATCATTTCTGTTTTCTGATTGTTCCGCACGTAAGCCAGTAATCCAAATTTCATTTCCTTTCAATGCTTTAGTCAACGGCACTACTTTACGAATAAAACAACATTCTTTTCTATTCTCAACTGATTCGTAAAAACTGTTTGGACCTTTTGTATTTAATAATTCTTCCACAGCACTAGCTTCCGGAAAAAAGGTCTTAATGTCTATTTTATACTTTTTCAAAGTCTTATGAAAAACATCATAAGTCTCTTGAAATAATCTTCCTGTATCCAAAGTAAAAATGGTAATAGGCAAATCATTTTTGGAAATTAAAGCCGTAATCACTTGGTCTTCCTGTCCAAAAGAGGTTGAAAAAACCACTTTATCTTTGTATTCATTAGCCAAAAAAGCAAACGTTTCCTCAATAGAGAAGTTTGCTGTTTTTTCTAATAAACTAGTTACTGTTGCTGCGCTCATTTTATTATTTTTACTATAAAATCTATTACCCTATCGGTTTAGTAGATTACTATGCAAAAATAGTACTTATTTCTAAAGTAAAAAATAATATTTGATTTTTTTCGATTAATTTTTTGTTTTTTAATTATTTTCATAAAGTCTACCATATCTATAGGATAATTATAAAATAGTCTTTATTTTTGTCAAAAATTTTTTTATGGATTTTCAATTAGGATTAATTGTTGCAGGTTTAACAGTAGGTTTTGTAGTAGGATTGACAGGTGTAGGAGGCGGATCTTTGATGACTCCTATTTTATTATGGTTTGGTATTCCACCAACGACTGCTGTTGGAACCGATTTATTAT contains:
- a CDS encoding HEPN domain-containing protein; this encodes MQSFRTEIEDPIVQKEIIDLEKKIHSFRSGQIDDERFRSLRLARGIYGQRQEGVQMIRIKLPYGKVTSEQLKRITEVSDKYSTGRLHITTRQDIQIHYVSLDRTPELWSELAKDDITLREACGNTVRNITGSELAGVDVDEPFDVSPYAHGLFQYLLRNPICQEMGRKFKISFSSSDKDTALSYLHDLGFIPKIVNGEKGFKIMFAGGLGSQPSHAELLSEFVPVNQIIPTAEGIIRVFDRYGERAKRLKARMKFLIKDLGRDEFLRLVDEEKKALPFHTYEIDTTAFEGPITEPLLAVPSVTIGDVEAFEAWKKSNVIAQKQTGYVAIGVKVLLGDFYTDKARLLADLIKNYGANELRFSLRQNIVLRNIKEENLAFFYQELAKLDFVALGYDTIGDITACPGTDTCNLGIASSTGIADELERVLKTEYPQYSNNQEITIKISGCMNACGQHNMSEIGFQGMSINAGKLVAPALQVLLGGGNLGNGVGRFSDKVIKIPSRRGPDALRFILNDFDANGNGQSFLNYYDAKGEKYFYEFLKPLADLTNLTEADFVDWGNADNYVKAVGVGECAGVVIDLVATLIFEAKDKMIFAQEAFEEAKWSDAIYLAYAGFVNGAKAILLAENQKTNHHAGIIDLFDTVFIESNKIELDSTFKELVYQIKANEPSEEFAKKYIQEGVAFFDKIEKYRAKDLADA
- a CDS encoding sulfate adenylyltransferase subunit 1, coding for MEVLKIATAGSVDDGKSTLIGRLLYDTKSLTTDKIEAIEKSSKQKGYDYLDFSLATDGLVAEREQGITIDVAHIYFSTAKKSYIIADTPGHVEYTRNMVTGASTSQVSIILIDARKGVIEQTYRHFFINNLLRVKDVIVAVNKMDLVDYSEEVYNKIKADFQALNAKSAFKEQNVSYIPLSAINGGNVADKSENMPWYTGQTVLEHLESLEPNDIYENGIARFPVQTVIRPKTEEYHDFRGYAGKLYGNNIKVGDAVTVLPSLTESTVTNIHFFDKQFDEATAGSSITIELDNDINVTRGDMIVKSNELPKIEKDITTTVCWMDSKKLVAGAKYYVQHNSNRVLAKIDSVKNVIATDYSGTTPATQLAINEIGEVTIKLSKAIYFDAYTDNKSNGAFILIDAATNTTAGVGFIK
- the cysD gene encoding sulfate adenylyltransferase subunit CysD, which translates into the protein MSSILKTNALESEAIYIFREVISQFDKPVLLFSGGKDSITLVRLAQKAFFPAKIPFPLLHVDTGHNFPETIAFRDKLVAELGLELIVRNVQDAIDEGKVVEESGKYSSRNSLQTTTLLDAIEEFKFDACIGGARRDEEKARAKERIFSVRDDFGQWDEKNQRPELFDLLNGKIENGQNVRVFPISNWTELDVWSYIEQEQIEIPSIYFSHKRKVFIRDGMIWSHSPFVFQEEDEEIEERIVRFRTVGDMSCTAAVDSYAATIQEVVGEIRSSTISERGARIDDKRSEAAMEKRKQQGYF
- a CDS encoding phosphoadenylyl-sulfate reductase; the encoded protein is MSAATVTSLLEKTANFSIEETFAFLANEYKDKVVFSTSFGQEDQVITALISKNDLPITIFTLDTGRLFQETYDVFHKTLKKYKIDIKTFFPEASAVEELLNTKGPNSFYESVENRKECCFIRKVVPLTKALKGNEIWITGLRAEQSENRNDLAAFEYDVHFNIIKFNPLLKWTLADVQKYIDDNNVPQNALHKKGFVSIGCAPCTRAIAEGEDIRAGRWSWESSHKECGLHQK